The Perca fluviatilis chromosome 2, GENO_Pfluv_1.0, whole genome shotgun sequence genome includes a region encoding these proteins:
- the bmp16 gene encoding bone morphogenetic protein 16 encodes MFPANLLLLMVLLLPQASSGRQGGDTSKIDHGRVPSSLSPPPAGPLLLEPSLAQTIQNLLLSRLGLQSQPNPRWEVPVPGYLLDLYRFHQQQYHLVEDPSFNFPSQHIQQANTVRSFHHTEPLGDNPIAVDHKRVHISFNVSSIPQDERVLSAELRLLRSYRASLGPGAHRLNLYLTEHHKDLEPTLLETRLLTTGLHSHKASGFWEAFSLSSELLHKALAGTGSLGFLLEVRPENSTASLPDQRLFSAAGEKETEKHKQGHLRVCRSVGQDEHSWAQERPLLVTYSHDGRGEPLVKHGRRTPSAGQRMRGRKGTKERARSSTKGRNRDQASGRAKKTGYRVPGWGGDKGGASWSDSGRVKRNGGRAAKLKRLSRNRCRRHPLYVDFNDVGWHKWIIAPSGYDAFFCLGECRFPLADHMNSSSHAMVQTLVNSVNGAVPRACCVPTSLSPIALLYLDPQDRVVLKNYQDMVVEGCGCR; translated from the exons ATGTTCCCTGCTAACCTCCTGCTCCTCATGGTCCTGCTGCTACCTCAAGCCTCGTCTGGTCGCCAGGGTGGAGACACCAGCAAGATTGACCATGGCAGGGTGCCTTCCTCCTTGTCGCCCCCACCGGCTGGTCCCCTCCTCCTGGAGCCCAGTCTGGCTCAGACCATCCAGAATCTCCTCCTGAGCCGTCTGGGCCTGCAGTCGCAACCCAACCCTCGATGGGAAGTGCCAGTGCCTGGGTACCTCCTGGATCTTTACCGCTTCCACCAGCAGCAGTACCATCTAGTGGAGGACCCTTCGTTTAACTTCCCCAGCCAGCACATCCAGCAGGCTAACACCGTACGCAGCTTTCACCACACTG AGCCCCTTGGTGACAATCCCATAGCAGTGGATCATAAGAGGGTGCACATCTCCTTCAATGTTTCCTCCATCCCTCAGGATGAGAGGGTGCTCTCCGCTGAGCTTCGGCTCCTCCGCAGTTACAGAGCCTCCCTGGGTCCTGGGGCCCACAGACTAAACCTTTACCTCACTGAGCATCATAAGGACCTTGAGCCCACCCTGCTGGAAACAAGGCTACTCACCACGGGCCTCCACAGTCATAAAGCAAGTGGTTTCTGGGAGGCTTTTAGCCTAAGTTCAGAGCTCCTCCATAAGGCCCTTGCTGGGACCGGAAGTCTGGGCTTCCTCCTGGAGGTCAGACCTGAGAACAGCACCGCCTCGCTCCCTGACCAGCGCCTCTTCTCTGCAGCAGGTgagaaggagacagagaaacacaagcAGGGACACCTGAGGGTATGCAGGTCTGTGGGTCAAGACGAGCACAGCTGGGCCCAGGAGAGACCCCTCTTGGTGACTTATAGTCATGACGGGCGTGGGGAGCCCTTAGTCAAACATGGCAGGAGGACCCCGAGTGCAGGCCAGAGGATGAGAGGAAGAAAAGGGACAAAAGAGAGGGCCAGGAGCAGCACCAAGGGCCGCAATAGAGACCAAGCCTCTGGGAGGGCCAAAAAAACGGGGTATAGAGTGCCGGGCTGGGGGGGTGATAAAGGAGGGGCCAGTTGGAGCGATAGTGGAAGGGTGAAAAGAAATGGTGGTCGTGCTGCGAAACTGAAACGCCTTTCTCGCAACAGATGCCGCCGTCATCCTCTATATGTAGATTTCAACGATGTGGGCTGGCACAAGTGGATCATTGCACCCAGCGGCTACGATGCCTTCTTCTGCCTGGGAGAGTGTCGCTTTCCTCTGGCCGACCACATGAACTCCTCTAGCCACGCCATGGTGCAAACTCTGGTAAACTCTGTGAATGGAGCAGTGCCCCGGGCCTGCTGCGTCCCCACCTCCCTCAGCCCCATCGCCCTGCTCTACCTGGACCCTCAAGACCGAGTGGTGCTGAAGAATTACCAGGACATGGTGGTGGAGGGCTGCGGCTGCCGGTAG